In Aestuariibaculum lutulentum, one DNA window encodes the following:
- a CDS encoding fumarylacetoacetate hydrolase family protein has protein sequence MKLIRFGEAGKEKPGVQLPDGKKIDVSAFAEDYTERFFETNGLARLEEWLKINQSKCEVVEEDVRLGSPICRPSKLVCIGLNYAKHAAEAGMKIPSEPVLFFKSTTAIVGPNDDVIIPKGSEKTDWEVELAVVIGKKASYISQDEVMDHIAGYVLHNDISERAFQIEKEGQWCKGKGCDTFAPLGPFLATKDEIKDPNNLHLWLKLNGEMMQDSSTSDFIFNIQESISYISQFMTLLPGDVISTGTPFGVGLGLTPPLYLKPGDVMELGIEGLGVSKQNVIAYPGK, from the coding sequence ATGAAATTAATACGATTTGGAGAAGCTGGTAAAGAAAAACCAGGAGTTCAATTACCAGACGGAAAAAAAATAGATGTATCAGCTTTCGCTGAAGATTATACGGAACGCTTTTTCGAAACTAACGGATTAGCGCGTTTAGAGGAATGGTTAAAAATTAATCAGTCGAAATGTGAGGTAGTTGAAGAAGATGTTAGATTGGGGTCACCAATTTGCCGCCCTTCAAAGTTAGTTTGTATCGGACTAAATTATGCAAAACACGCCGCTGAAGCAGGTATGAAAATCCCAAGTGAGCCTGTATTGTTTTTCAAATCAACAACAGCTATTGTTGGTCCTAACGACGACGTTATCATTCCTAAAGGCAGTGAAAAAACCGACTGGGAAGTAGAGTTAGCTGTGGTTATTGGTAAAAAAGCCTCTTATATTTCACAAGACGAGGTTATGGACCATATCGCTGGTTATGTGTTGCATAACGATATAAGTGAGCGTGCTTTCCAGATTGAAAAAGAAGGACAATGGTGTAAAGGAAAGGGTTGCGATACGTTTGCGCCGCTTGGACCATTCTTAGCAACTAAAGACGAAATTAAAGATCCGAATAACTTACACTTATGGCTAAAGTTAAATGGTGAAATGATGCAGGATAGTTCTACTTCAGATTTTATTTTCAATATTCAGGAGTCGATTAGTTATATCAGTCAGTTTATGACGTTATTACCAGGTGATGTGATTTCAACAGGAACGCCATTCGGTGTTGGTTTAGGTTTAACGCCTCCACTTTATTTAAAGCCTGGCGATGTTATGGAATTAGGTATTGAAGGCTTAGGAGTATCAAAACAAAACGTTATCGCATACCCAGGAAAATGA